The DNA sequence aaaagccAGTTAAAGATTTTCATAAACGCTATTCCAAAATGttggttttaaaaatgttactagcAATGTATGCATTCCCCTTATGTTCTTCCCCTCCCGccctatcttttaaaataaacgaACACCCAGTGTAAAAAACACTTCAGGGAGAACCAAAAGTCAACCATTTGAAAAGAAGGTGAAAAGGGGAACAGACGGTGTGTAGCAGATGCTGGTACTGCTCAAGGGGCTGCTGATGCAGGCCTTGGTGGCATTACAGCCCCCAGTAAGGCATCAGGTGTCGGGACTCTTTCTCATAAACGTCTGGAACTATGCCATAAGGCGTCTGTACCATTTTAACTGTCGACTTCCCAAAGAGCTGGCGCTCGTAGTCTATCAGCTGCCTCCAGAAACCTACGTTGGGCCTGATGACAGGCCTGCGGGCCTTCACCCAGTTGTAGGCCTCCAGCAGGCACACACTGTGGCATTTCATCAGGTAAGCGATGCAGAGAGTGGCCGAGCGGCTCACCCCTGCGGCACAGTGCACCAGCGTGGCCCCGTGCTTCCTGCTCACGCTGTGGATCTTGTCAGCCACTGTGTCAAAGTACAGTCCAATGGGGGCATGAGGCATGTCGGCCAGAGGCACTTTAACATACTCAAACTGGGGCCAGTTGAAGTTGGGGATCTCGATGGTAGCATTAACGATGCAGGTGATGCCACGAGCCTGAAGGAGGTGCCGGTTGGAGGCCACACTGCCTCTgcccaggaagagagaggaggtaaTTTGAGCAATGCCTCCTACGTCGCCCTCAGAAATCATCCGAGGGGCCATGAGAGTCCGTGGAAGTGTGCTGTGACCTCTGGAGCTCATGAAGATGCTAGCGATCACACTTGCATCGTTGGAAGCAAGACCAGAGGGTTGAGTTTTCCTCCACCAAGGAATCCGAATCACCTTCTCCTTCCTGAAAAACACAGGGATCTGTCAGTCAGTACTTTCAATGCTCCCGATTCTGGACTCATCACGGCCCTCTCTAGTTTTGTGGAAGGGGAAAGTAAAAGGATTAGAAATGCTTCATTTCTATAATAGAGTTCTTTCAAGGATGTAAACTAAATCATTTTCTATTGATTAACAGGAAGAGTAACCTAAGACTTTGACATATAAAATCAATGTTAAAACTTAGCTCCCTATTTAAAAAAAGCACAGGTGTAATTGGAAATAGTCATCCTATTCCTATTTGAGATAATTCTAAACTCAGAAACATGCCCAACTGGTTCCTGAACAATGTTGCAGGGCCTTGCTCTTATTGAAGGGGGAGTGGTGCTCCTTGGTAattaggaagaaatcagaaaagctGATCGCTTCTAGAGCCATGTtctttcatatacctgttggctaCTTCAATAGCTATGATCACTACGTTTTCCTAAACCTAATTCTAGACATAGAGAGCTTACAAAGGTATAAAAATGATACCAGATTAGGTAATATATTCAAGGAGCTGCCTTTATAAActgaaaagataatgaattcaGAATGAGTTACAGAAATGCCAAGAAATACGGTCGGTCACCTtagccctttatttttttaagattttatttatttgagagagttcacaagcaggcagagagagaggaggaagcagactccctgctgagcagggagcccaatgtggggctgagatcatgtcctgagccacccaggtgcccagccctttattattaaaaaaaaaaaaaatagctaaggGGTGCCTACGgggctcagttgagcatctgactcttggttttggctcagattgtgatctcaggatcataagaTTGAGCTCTGCTTCAAGCTCTGTGCttggtatggagcctgcttaagattctaccTCTACACACCGCCCCCTCCACTGGCCCCATACTCTCATGCTCTGCAATACATCATTCATAAATCAGTCAATTGATAAATAGTAACATGCTGTGGCATTTCCATGGCAATAATCCCAGGTACTTTGAAGGCCATGATCTTACATTAGTCtactgggcacctggctggctcagtcagtagagcatgtgagtcttgatctcagggttgtgagtttgagccccacattggctgctgagataaaatcttttttaaaaaattttatttatttgtcagagagagagaaggagggagaacacaagcaggcagagtggcaggcagagggagagagagaagcaggctccccgctgagcaaggaaccgacgtaggactcgatcccaggaccctgggatcatgacctgagccgaaggcagcggcttaaccaactgagccacccaggcgtccccagagattaattttttttaaaaatatattagtctaggggcacctgggtggctcagtcagtcaaacatctgctttcagctcaagtcatgatcccagggtctcctGTTTAgcaagaagcctacttctccctctgcccctccctccactcatacaCGCATGCtctaataaaatctaataaatctactttattaataaataataaaatctttaaaaatacattagtcTAAGTACATGAGCAGTTTAGTTAACTTGGGTGTGGTTAAACGAAACCATTACCATCCTCAGCCAATTCTCAGTTCTGGACAAATTCCATTAGCTTCAGATGCATGTTggaattaaaattcagtttaataTTTGAAGATCTTTCTTCTCTAATAATGTCTATGTAGGACACcagtaacaaaatagaaaatactggTTTCCTGAGATTTTAGACCAATCACTTCCTCACACTGTTGCACAGTCTGGGCCTGCTAGGCAATGTGGTCCTCCCCACCCAGGGTGCCGTAGGGGCCCCCGAAATGACTGCAGTTGGACAAGAACACCCTCAGTGCCACAGACAAAGGTGGTGCTGGAGCCAACTCACTTGTGAGGAATCTGGTTACTCCGCAGTCCTGGGTCAGGATCTGGAAAGTCCTAATTGGAAGTGCTGATCACAGTGGCTACAAATCAGATCTGCAGAAAGACAGGAGGCAACAATGTGGCCAATCAGGAAATTCTAAAGCATTCCTCCTGGGTTTTATTACTAAACTGCGTTTGACTAGAATAAAACTAGCAAGTGGAAAGCAGGCTAACTAAAGAATGTGCCAGTAAGCAGTATCAACCTGAGTCTCATCTTTGTGTTAACTCATGGTGTAACAACTCTAAGTACAGTTCTGGCTGTAAGAAAGAcacatttttcaaaggaaatgcAGTAAGACACTGCTCACAGAGCCTGAGAAGGATGCAGAACAAGCTAGAGTGTCTTCCAAGGTGCCCTCAGTCCACCCAGCAGGGTGGAGGGCCGTGCGGTAGGACAGATGGCTCAGGAGGCTCAGTGGACCAAAGCCAGGGGATGCCATCTTTGCAGGGGGAGCTCCACGGGCGCCAACTACCAGAGCGGCGGCGGGCGGCACTCAGGGAGTACATCCTCCTTCCACACGGGATCTCTTAGCTTTTCGTTTATGTAAGCGTTCCTAAAATGtgttccttccctacccacccctCCGCTTCTCCCAGGTAACCATCACACTCAAACACGTAGATTTTTTACAGGCCTGGTGAGACGTGACTGACGTAGGAGCTCATACACCATCTGACCAAGCGTCCATCTTGATAAGTGTCAAATTCTGTGCATGTGCTCGACACACAGTAACTCGACATCATAAAtctatccctccccacctccagatTCCTCATGCTCCTTTAATTCATCCCTCCCTCACATTCTAGCCCCACTGCCAAGCAACCATTGATGTTCTgtcatatttttacatttcctaGACTTTCTTCATTGGAATCCTCACGTAGGAATTTGGTTTGGGCCCATCTCTCCCTCAGCATAATTATTCTGACACTGCCCTGTGCTGCTGCACACAGCCACTAGTAGGCTCCTTTTCGTTGCTGAGTACTACTCCCTGGCCCACATCCATCACGGGTTATTCACTTCCTGAGGGAAATTGGGCTGCTTGTAGTTTGAGGCTATTCCTGGGAAAGCTGATGCATGACATGATGTAAAGTATTCATGTATAGTATCTGTGTGGACACACACCTTCCTTTcttttggttaaatacctagGGGTGGAAGGGCTGGCTCCTAGGACATGttcaaatttaacatttattaaaagctttaaaaagggCAGGCTTCTAACTAAACACACAGGGATGTAAGCATCCACTGCAGTCCTCTCCAGAAAGCTAGTATTTCCCAGAGTGGAGCTTCCCAATGTGTCTGTGCCCTGGTTTTGGTGGCTGCCACCCAGGGCCCACCTACTGACTGACAGCCCTGGGGGTCAGCAAGGCTGGTGTCCCAGGACACATGAGACTAACAAATGAAGAGACCGTTCTCACTGGCTGCCACCCCAAGGGCACTGCACAGCCAGCCAACTGAAACAGACCTTTTCTGTGAAAAAGACTACTGCTTGTCCTGGAGCTTTAGCATCAGGGGCACGCTTCTGCTTTGGCACACGTCTGGGGGCCCACTTAGGTTCACTCCAGGGACCAAAGCCAGGGGACACCATCTTTGTGCTTTCCCTCTGTCCCACTCCAAGTTTCCAGTATCTCCTGGAAAGGAACTTGCACACCCATCTGGTATCCTGACTTTTGTGACTGTTGCCTGGGAGACACCTCTAGATGACCAGGCTCTGCTGGCCAATGAGACTCACACTTGCAGCCCCACAGGACTGTTTATGTGCATATATCGAAAGCTGCTAAGTGAGATCCTCACTGACAGGCCTTGTCACACGTGAAACAACTGGGAGCCATTAAAAATAGGCTGCTGGGACAGTCACAAAGTTTCtagagaaaaccaaaacaaaggcaGTACTGAACAATTAAGGTTCATCTTCTACCTGAGGCCACTCTTTCAAGCCTGGGAAAGGTGGCTGTTTTGTCTAATGCACAGAAACAAACACCAAGTAGAGgaagataaagaaacagaaaaatgtgttccaaatgaaagaacaagataaactCTCAGAAGTCCTTAAACGGAGATAAGTGATTTACCTGAGgagttcaaaataatggtcataaagatgctcactgaacTTGGGAGAAGGGTGAATACAGTGAGAGCTTCAacagatagaaaatataagagggacgcctgggtggctcagtgggttaagccgctgccttcggctcaggtcatgatcccaggatcctgggattgagtcccgcatcgggctccttgctcagcggggagcctgcctctctctctgcctctgcctgccgctctgcctgcttgtgtgctttctctctctctctgacaaataaataaaatctttaaaaaaaaaagaaagaaaaagaaaagaaactataagaaagtaccaaagaGAAATCAGAGAGCTAAAGAACACactaactgaactgaaaaattaacTAGAGGGTTTCAACAGAACTACCTGACACAATAAAAGAACagaacaacaaaagaataaagtgAAGACAGCTTAAGGTACTTACAGGACATCAAAGGGACCAACATTCACATTACAGAgttcccaggagaagagaaaggagcacAAAACTTATTTGGAGAAAGAATGGCTGAAAGCTTCCCTAACCTGgctggcaaaggaaacagacaccCAGGGAAGCTCGGAgagttccaaataagatgaaccTGAAGGGACCCACACTAAAACACATCATAATTAaactgttaaaatgttaaaagacaaagacccctgaaagcagcaagagaaaaataacttgttacatacaagggaatcCCCCCCGCCATAAAACTCGGATTTTTGAGGAGTGACTGCAGGCCCACAGGGAGTGGCACAACATATTCAAGGCAGTGAAAGAAAACACTTCGAAGAACACTCTACCCAGCAAAGCCATCATATAAGAGTGAAGGAGAAAGAGTTTTAAACTACAGGAGTTCATCAGCACTAAATTGGCCTTGCAAAAATGTTAAAGGCATTTCttgaagctgaaaagaaagggTGCTAATTAGTAACAGGACAACACATAAAAGGATAATCTTACTGGTGAAAGTAAATATAGTAAAATTTAGAATAATATACAAAGGTGATAGATTAATCACTTATATTAGCTactatagggatgcctgggtggctcaattaagggggtgccttcagttcaggtcaggatcctagg is a window from the Neovison vison isolate M4711 chromosome 5, ASM_NN_V1, whole genome shotgun sequence genome containing:
- the DUSP14 gene encoding dual specificity protein phosphatase 14, with amino-acid sequence MSSRGHSTLPRTLMAPRMISEGDVGGIAQITSSLFLGRGSVASNRHLLQARGITCIVNATIEIPNFNWPQFEYVKVPLADMPHAPIGLYFDTVADKIHSVSRKHGATLVHCAAGVSRSATLCIAYLMKCHSVCLLEAYNWVKARRPVIRPNVGFWRQLIDYERQLFGKSTVKMVQTPYGIVPDVYEKESRHLMPYWGL